From the genome of Pseudomonas sp. TMP9, one region includes:
- a CDS encoding IS30 family transposase produces MSYTELSVEERATIQIGRAQGFSLREIACLITRSPSTISRELRRNQGACGGYSARVAQQQMQARRQVCRPMRKLLPGSERFALVTHMLRERLSPEQIAGKLRSMNIPSLREAYVCRETIYNAIYALPVGELRKELIICLRQSKTTRRPRSGGVDRRGQIPEMVSIHVRPPEIEDRLMPGHWEGDLIKGKANASSVGTLVERTSGYLMLVKMNDATATSAMEGFSAALNGMPFAMRKSMTYDQGREMARHAEITQKTGVAIFFCDPHSPWQRGSNENINGLIRQYLPKGTDLSVHSQAELDAIALQLNMRPRKRFDFKCPIEVMGEVMQAAMTMRHDAPTSIH; encoded by the coding sequence ATGTCTTATACCGAACTCAGCGTTGAAGAGCGCGCCACCATTCAAATCGGTCGTGCCCAGGGCTTCAGCCTGCGCGAGATTGCCTGCTTGATCACTCGATCCCCTTCGACCATCAGCCGGGAGTTGCGGCGTAATCAAGGTGCCTGTGGCGGCTACTCGGCCCGGGTGGCACAACAGCAGATGCAAGCCCGCCGGCAGGTGTGTCGACCGATGCGAAAGCTGTTGCCGGGTAGCGAGCGCTTCGCGTTGGTGACCCATATGCTGCGTGAGCGTTTGTCTCCCGAGCAGATTGCCGGCAAGCTGCGCAGCATGAATATTCCCAGCCTCAGAGAGGCCTACGTCTGTCGCGAGACGATCTATAACGCGATTTATGCCCTGCCGGTCGGCGAGCTGCGTAAGGAGTTGATCATCTGCTTGCGCCAAAGCAAGACGACGCGCAGACCGCGCTCTGGCGGCGTGGATCGGCGCGGCCAGATCCCTGAAATGGTCAGCATTCACGTGCGCCCCCCTGAAATCGAAGACCGGCTTATGCCGGGGCATTGGGAAGGCGACTTGATCAAGGGTAAAGCCAACGCCTCATCTGTAGGCACGTTGGTGGAGCGCACCAGTGGTTACTTGATGCTGGTGAAGATGAACGACGCGACGGCGACCTCGGCGATGGAGGGCTTCAGTGCAGCGCTCAATGGCATGCCGTTTGCGATGCGCAAGAGCATGACCTACGACCAAGGACGGGAGATGGCGCGGCACGCTGAGATCACCCAGAAAACGGGTGTAGCGATCTTCTTCTGTGACCCTCATAGCCCTTGGCAGCGAGGTAGCAACGAAAACATCAATGGCCTGATCCGCCAGTACCTGCCCAAAGGCACAGACCTGTCGGTACACAGCCAGGCAGAGTTGGATGCCATCGCTCTGCAACTGAACATGCGGCCGCGTAAGCGCTTCGACTTCAAGTGCCCCATCGAAGTTATGGGCGAGGTGATGCAAGCAGCCATGACAATGCGGCATGATGCTCCGACTTCAATTCATTAA
- a CDS encoding AlpA family phage regulatory protein: MNSNLQIIRIADVQRITTLRRSTIYKKLHTDSTFPRPIQLSDSTARGAPIGFVLGEVLLWIESRISKREGK; this comes from the coding sequence ATGAACTCAAACTTACAGATTATTCGCATAGCGGATGTCCAGCGGATAACAACCCTACGGCGCTCGACCATATATAAAAAACTACACACCGACTCCACGTTTCCACGGCCAATTCAGCTGAGTGACAGCACCGCCCGAGGAGCGCCCATCGGGTTCGTTCTCGGCGAGGTTCTTCTGTGGATCGAATCCAGAATCTCTAAACGTGAGGGCAAATAA
- a CDS encoding toprim domain-containing protein, which translates to MSDFHSALQSVFGRLDWWPIADGGIQRFHAPGDRPGSKNGWYLVFSGDISAGCFGSWKTGVTTYWSSRTTGVPLEHALMRERIDQARRKGETERLQRQASVAASARQLWDAAVSADPHHPYLLEKQCPPTGLRQCENWLLVPLFLGGEIVSMQRIGPNGKKLFLAGGRTTGAAAMLGTINAGEPLYICEGWATGSTIHAATGAAVACAMSANNLLEVGTHLRNQHPNSILIVAGDDDRQTEGNPGRRLAQIAAQKLGCGLVFPPWPVDAPLHLTDFNDLRQWQEAGI; encoded by the coding sequence ATGAGCGATTTTCACTCCGCACTACAGTCGGTATTTGGCCGTCTCGATTGGTGGCCCATAGCTGATGGCGGCATCCAAAGGTTTCACGCTCCCGGCGACAGGCCGGGGTCTAAAAACGGTTGGTATTTAGTTTTCAGTGGCGATATTTCGGCAGGGTGTTTTGGCAGTTGGAAAACCGGTGTGACCACGTACTGGAGTAGCAGAACGACGGGCGTCCCCCTTGAGCACGCTTTGATGCGCGAGCGTATCGATCAGGCCCGTCGGAAGGGGGAGACTGAGCGGCTGCAGCGCCAGGCGAGTGTTGCCGCATCTGCGCGTCAGTTATGGGATGCAGCTGTTAGCGCTGACCCACATCATCCGTACCTGCTTGAAAAGCAATGCCCTCCAACTGGGCTGCGGCAATGTGAAAATTGGTTGCTAGTGCCGCTGTTTCTCGGAGGTGAAATCGTCAGCATGCAGCGCATAGGGCCTAATGGTAAAAAACTTTTTTTAGCGGGCGGTAGGACCACGGGGGCAGCGGCAATGCTGGGCACAATTAATGCTGGAGAACCACTGTATATCTGTGAGGGCTGGGCGACAGGCAGCACTATCCATGCGGCAACTGGCGCTGCTGTAGCCTGCGCGATGAGTGCCAACAACCTGCTTGAGGTTGGCACGCATTTACGTAACCAGCATCCGAATAGCATCCTGATTGTAGCCGGCGACGACGATCGCCAGACCGAGGGAAATCCGGGCCGTAGATTGGCTCAAATCGCGGCCCAGAAACTCGGTTGCGGTTTGGTTTTTCCGCCCTGGCCGGTGGATGCACCGCTTCATCTGACCGATTTTAATGATCTGCGCCAGTGGCAGGAGGCCGGCATATGA
- a CDS encoding DUF927 domain-containing protein yields MPRDRWICSPLHVDAITSCNNGEFGRLLRFRNSLGRWRDWAMPMRMLKGSGEELRGELLNLGLEIDLNSFRLLNQYIQSQRPRREVISAAATGWQSPELFVMPNLNIGKGDAIYQSETANLEEYRQSGTLEGWQAEIGARCAGNPILMLGVCAGLAGPLLYHLNRQSGGFHIVGDSSTGKSSSIQAAASVWGNGEQFKRSWRSTGNGLEGIAEQRNDTLLALDEIGEADPAEIGAVVYAIANGVGRQRADRTGAARATRRWRTVVFSSGELGLSAHMAEGGKTSRAGQEIRLLDIPAQRTFGAWDELHGMSGGREFSDALQKASVTHYGHAGPLFIRRLLESGEVEGLSAMSAALVAQYPHNSGQEGRAAERFALLGLAGELAIKWGILPVPTGTAQAAMLELFESWRIGRGHGQSEDVTILRSLSDFLSRHGDALFSALRSDAVVKDRVGWWRDDGDTRTWLFTAEGLRRAVQGYEMTRILTALETAGWIAARSYKERAKKVKVAGRSIWLYHLILKEEGQSSNASS; encoded by the coding sequence GTGCCACGCGATCGTTGGATCTGCTCGCCGTTGCATGTCGATGCTATCACCAGTTGCAACAATGGCGAGTTCGGCCGTCTCCTGCGTTTTCGTAATAGTTTGGGCCGTTGGCGAGATTGGGCGATGCCGATGCGAATGCTCAAGGGCAGCGGTGAGGAGTTGCGCGGTGAATTGCTGAACTTGGGGCTAGAAATTGATCTCAACTCATTTCGATTGCTGAACCAATATATTCAGAGCCAGCGTCCGAGGCGTGAGGTAATTTCGGCGGCCGCCACAGGCTGGCAGTCTCCCGAGCTGTTTGTAATGCCCAACCTCAATATCGGAAAAGGCGATGCCATTTACCAAAGCGAAACCGCAAATCTGGAGGAATACCGCCAGTCCGGAACGCTGGAGGGTTGGCAAGCAGAAATAGGTGCCCGCTGCGCAGGCAACCCCATTCTGATGCTCGGTGTATGCGCCGGGCTGGCTGGGCCGCTGCTTTATCACCTGAATCGGCAGAGCGGCGGGTTTCATATAGTCGGTGACAGTTCGACCGGAAAAAGCAGCTCTATCCAGGCCGCCGCCTCAGTGTGGGGCAATGGCGAGCAGTTTAAACGGTCGTGGCGATCAACCGGCAATGGTCTGGAAGGCATTGCTGAACAGCGTAATGACACCCTGCTGGCATTGGACGAAATCGGTGAGGCTGATCCGGCCGAAATCGGAGCCGTTGTCTATGCAATCGCTAATGGCGTGGGCAGACAACGTGCTGACCGAACGGGGGCAGCTCGTGCGACGAGGCGATGGCGGACGGTTGTCTTTTCTTCGGGCGAGCTCGGTTTATCCGCGCATATGGCCGAGGGTGGTAAAACCAGTCGTGCAGGCCAGGAAATCCGCTTACTGGATATACCAGCACAACGCACATTCGGCGCGTGGGATGAGCTGCATGGCATGTCTGGAGGTCGGGAATTTTCCGATGCCCTGCAGAAAGCCAGCGTGACTCATTACGGTCACGCTGGCCCATTGTTCATTCGCCGATTGTTGGAGTCCGGCGAGGTAGAAGGTCTGTCCGCAATGTCCGCGGCGTTGGTTGCGCAGTATCCCCATAACAGCGGTCAAGAGGGTCGAGCGGCTGAGCGCTTTGCTCTGCTGGGACTGGCCGGAGAACTGGCCATCAAGTGGGGTATTTTGCCTGTCCCCACCGGCACAGCTCAGGCAGCAATGCTGGAGCTATTCGAGTCCTGGCGCATCGGGCGAGGACATGGCCAGAGCGAGGACGTCACGATCCTTCGCAGTCTGAGTGATTTCCTGAGCCGTCATGGGGATGCGTTGTTTTCCGCATTAAGAAGTGATGCTGTGGTGAAAGATCGCGTGGGTTGGTGGAGGGATGATGGCGACACGCGCACCTGGTTGTTCACTGCTGAAGGCTTGCGTCGTGCAGTGCAGGGCTATGAGATGACGCGCATTCTCACCGCGCTAGAAACGGCCGGCTGGATTGCCGCAAGGAGCTACAAAGAGCGCGCAAAAAAGGTCAAGGTCGCAGGCCGATCAATCTGGCTGTACCACCTGATCCTTAAAGAGGAAGGACAATCGAGTAATGCGAGTTCATGA
- a CDS encoding class I SAM-dependent DNA methyltransferase → MTLIKLKDLEAHLWHAAHIITGPIDASDYKTYIFPILFFKRICDVYEEEFEDVLAKVGSEKLARDKMFHRIQVPVGCHWDDVFAKSHDVGQALKDAFRGVELANPRLHGIFGDASWTNKERLPDELLATLLNHFNKVNLGVASVRNDDMGRAYEYLIKRFADKANKKAGEFYTPRTIVRLMVNILDPKAGESVYDPACGTGGMLLETIHHVRENNGDPRLLKLKGQEKNLTTEAIARMNLFLHGQEDFEIVRGDTLREPKFLIYDRLETFDCVIANPPFSLSEWGREQWAADAYSRNKYGLAPKTNGDFAWVQHMFASLNDNGRMAVVLPHGVLFRGAAEGRIRTSLLKENRIEAVIGVAQNLFYGTSIPACILLLRKQRPDEHRDHVLIINAEEIFTKGRAQNTLSNTQADEIYQTYADQYQQGPSATALEGVARWVPLSEIAENDFNLNIARYVQKPLEEETISVEEALKDFQQKLAALEQAEQELEELLIKEGFEL, encoded by the coding sequence ATGACCTTAATAAAGTTAAAAGACCTGGAAGCCCACCTATGGCATGCCGCGCATATCATCACCGGCCCCATTGACGCATCCGACTACAAAACCTACATATTCCCGATCCTGTTCTTTAAGCGGATCTGCGATGTCTATGAGGAAGAGTTCGAGGATGTGCTGGCCAAGGTCGGCAGCGAGAAGCTAGCGCGCGATAAAATGTTCCATCGAATCCAGGTACCAGTTGGCTGCCATTGGGATGACGTATTCGCCAAGTCGCATGATGTTGGTCAAGCGCTCAAGGATGCCTTTCGCGGAGTAGAGCTCGCCAACCCTCGATTACACGGTATCTTCGGCGATGCCAGTTGGACGAATAAAGAGCGCTTGCCTGATGAGTTGCTGGCCACGCTGCTCAATCACTTCAATAAGGTCAATCTCGGCGTTGCCAGTGTTCGTAACGACGATATGGGCCGCGCTTACGAATACCTGATCAAGCGTTTCGCCGACAAAGCCAACAAGAAAGCCGGTGAGTTCTATACCCCGCGCACCATCGTGCGGTTGATGGTCAACATCCTCGATCCCAAAGCAGGTGAAAGTGTTTATGACCCGGCCTGCGGTACGGGCGGCATGTTGCTGGAGACCATTCATCACGTTCGTGAAAACAATGGCGACCCCCGCTTACTGAAGCTCAAAGGTCAGGAAAAAAACCTGACCACCGAAGCCATTGCCCGCATGAACCTGTTTCTCCATGGCCAGGAAGATTTCGAGATCGTGCGCGGCGATACCCTGCGCGAACCCAAGTTCCTCATTTACGACCGGCTCGAAACCTTTGACTGCGTGATCGCCAACCCACCATTCAGCCTTAGCGAGTGGGGCCGTGAGCAGTGGGCAGCGGACGCTTACAGTCGCAACAAATACGGGCTCGCGCCGAAGACCAATGGCGACTTTGCCTGGGTGCAGCATATGTTTGCTTCGCTCAATGATAATGGGCGCATGGCGGTTGTGCTGCCGCATGGCGTGCTGTTTCGCGGTGCAGCAGAGGGCAGAATCCGCACTAGCCTGCTCAAGGAAAACCGCATCGAAGCGGTTATCGGTGTAGCCCAAAACCTGTTTTACGGCACCTCTATCCCTGCGTGCATTTTGCTACTGCGCAAGCAGCGCCCTGATGAGCACCGCGACCATGTACTGATCATCAATGCCGAAGAAATCTTCACCAAGGGTCGTGCGCAAAACACCCTGAGCAACACCCAGGCGGATGAGATTTATCAGACATACGCGGATCAATACCAGCAGGGCCCTAGTGCGACTGCACTGGAAGGGGTGGCGCGCTGGGTGCCACTGAGCGAAATCGCAGAGAACGACTTCAATCTGAACATTGCCCGCTATGTGCAAAAGCCACTGGAAGAAGAGACCATCAGCGTCGAAGAGGCGTTGAAGGACTTCCAGCAGAAACTGGCAGCGCTGGAGCAGGCCGAACAGGAACTTGAAGAGCTGCTGATCAAGGAGGGTTTTGAACTATGA
- a CDS encoding virulence RhuM family protein has translation MSTDDADSNASQFIIYQSEDGQTRLDVRFVDETVWLTQALMAELFSTTPENVLMHLKNIFSDGELDQNATTKDFLVVRQEGNRQVKRSLKHYNLDAIISVGYRVQSHTATRFRQWATRQLREYIVKGFVLDDERLKNPDQPFDYFEELTRRIQDIRTSEKRFYQKITDIYATSVDYDPTQDASIGFFKTVQNKVHWAITGQTAAELIHSRADSSKPHMGLTNWRGAKVRKQDIANAKNYLTADELSALNNLVEQYLVFAEGQAMRRIPMSMIDWVKKLDGFLTLNDRDILDNAGKISHDMAKQHAETQYELFHQQRQQLDTANADNRLADLSQLTHQLSDKTRKND, from the coding sequence ATGAGCACGGATGATGCCGACAGCAACGCCTCACAATTCATCATTTATCAGAGCGAAGACGGGCAAACCCGTTTGGATGTGCGCTTTGTCGACGAGACGGTATGGCTGACCCAAGCTCTTATGGCAGAGCTGTTCAGCACCACGCCAGAGAACGTGCTAATGCACCTGAAGAACATCTTCAGCGATGGCGAGCTTGATCAAAACGCAACCACTAAGGATTTCTTAGTAGTTCGCCAGGAAGGCAACCGCCAGGTAAAACGCAGCCTCAAGCACTACAACCTAGATGCCATCATTTCCGTGGGTTACCGCGTGCAAAGCCATACGGCAACGCGCTTCCGCCAATGGGCTACCCGCCAGCTGCGTGAATACATCGTCAAAGGTTTTGTTCTCGATGATGAGCGTCTGAAGAACCCCGACCAGCCCTTCGACTACTTCGAAGAGCTGACGCGGCGCATTCAGGATATTCGCACCAGTGAAAAACGCTTCTACCAGAAGATCACCGATATCTACGCCACCAGCGTCGATTACGACCCCACCCAGGACGCCAGCATCGGTTTCTTCAAAACCGTGCAGAACAAAGTGCACTGGGCAATTACTGGGCAAACCGCAGCCGAGCTTATTCACAGCCGCGCGGACAGCAGCAAACCGCATATGGGCCTGACCAACTGGCGCGGCGCCAAGGTGCGCAAACAAGATATCGCCAATGCCAAGAACTACCTCACGGCAGACGAACTCAGCGCCCTCAACAACCTAGTCGAGCAGTACCTAGTATTTGCCGAAGGCCAGGCCATGCGCCGTATCCCCATGTCCATGATCGACTGGGTGAAAAAGCTCGATGGTTTTCTGACCCTGAACGACCGCGACATTCTCGACAACGCCGGCAAGATCTCCCACGACATGGCCAAACAGCATGCCGAGACGCAGTACGAGCTGTTTCATCAGCAGCGCCAGCAGCTCGATACCGCTAACGCGGATAATCGCCTTGCCGACTTGAGCCAGCTTACTCACCAGCTATCAGACAAGACCCGCAAAAATGATTGA
- a CDS encoding class I SAM-dependent DNA methyltransferase, whose amino-acid sequence MIEQQKHQASRLGKKKLEDLLWGAAEFLRGQIDASDYKQYVFPLLFYKRLSDVYLEEYVEALEVSEGDADYAVMPMFHRFHIPQEARWEKVRHTSKNIGEAIQNALRLIETHNERLHGVFGDAQWTNKERLPDHLLADLIQHFSKIPLGIKSVAQDDLGEAYEYLIKKFADDSGHTAAEFYTNRTVVHLMTRIMGLKPGETAYDPTCGTGGMLLNAVMDLRDEGKEWRSVKLYGQEVNLLTSAIARMNMFLHEIEEFEVLRGDTLAEPKFIEGDQLKQFDVIFANPPYSIKKWNRDKFAADPYGRNLFGAPPQGCADYGFYTHIIKSLKPDTGRAAMLWPHGVLFRDSEQAIRKQVIESDIIEAVIGLGPNLFYNSPMESCVVVLNCNKPVERRGKILFINGVEHVSRERANSRLSDDDLTVLIEAYTAPDKHSAITALVDMAAIRENLHNLSIPLYVAASGNKEVQGIEHAVEMWKVERIQLHKKNSILIKCLNDAGYRVHGEDLS is encoded by the coding sequence ATGATTGAGCAACAAAAACACCAGGCTTCGCGCCTCGGCAAAAAGAAACTCGAAGACCTGCTTTGGGGGGCCGCCGAGTTTCTGCGTGGGCAGATCGATGCTTCCGACTACAAGCAGTACGTGTTTCCGCTGCTGTTTTACAAACGCCTGTCCGACGTTTACCTCGAAGAGTATGTCGAGGCCCTGGAGGTCAGCGAAGGCGACGCGGACTACGCGGTTATGCCCATGTTTCACCGCTTCCATATTCCCCAGGAAGCGCGCTGGGAAAAGGTGCGCCACACCAGCAAAAACATCGGCGAGGCGATCCAGAATGCACTGCGCCTAATCGAGACCCACAACGAACGCTTGCACGGCGTATTCGGCGATGCCCAGTGGACCAACAAGGAGCGCCTGCCCGATCACCTACTGGCCGATCTGATCCAGCACTTCAGCAAAATCCCCCTAGGCATCAAATCAGTGGCCCAAGACGACTTGGGCGAAGCCTACGAGTACTTGATCAAGAAATTTGCCGACGACTCCGGTCATACCGCCGCCGAGTTCTATACCAACCGCACCGTGGTGCACCTGATGACCCGCATCATGGGTTTGAAGCCAGGTGAAACCGCCTACGACCCCACCTGCGGCACTGGCGGCATGCTGCTCAATGCGGTGATGGACCTGCGCGATGAAGGTAAGGAATGGCGCAGCGTCAAACTCTATGGCCAGGAAGTGAACCTACTCACCTCCGCCATCGCCCGTATGAACATGTTTCTGCACGAGATCGAAGAGTTCGAGGTGCTTCGCGGCGACACATTGGCTGAGCCTAAATTTATCGAGGGCGATCAGCTCAAGCAGTTCGACGTGATCTTCGCCAACCCGCCGTACTCCATCAAAAAATGGAACCGCGACAAGTTCGCCGCCGACCCCTACGGGCGCAACCTCTTCGGCGCACCGCCCCAGGGCTGCGCTGATTACGGTTTCTATACCCATATCATCAAAAGCCTGAAGCCCGACACAGGCCGCGCCGCGATGCTCTGGCCCCATGGCGTACTGTTCCGTGATTCCGAGCAGGCCATTCGTAAGCAGGTCATCGAGTCGGACATTATCGAGGCGGTGATCGGGCTCGGTCCCAACCTGTTCTACAACTCGCCGATGGAATCCTGCGTGGTGGTGCTCAACTGCAACAAGCCAGTCGAGCGCAGAGGCAAGATTCTGTTTATCAATGGCGTCGAGCATGTCAGCCGCGAGCGCGCCAACAGCCGGCTCTCGGATGACGACCTTACTGTGCTAATCGAAGCCTATACAGCTCCGGACAAGCACTCAGCCATTACCGCACTTGTGGATATGGCGGCTATTCGTGAGAACCTGCACAATTTGTCTATCCCACTCTATGTGGCTGCCAGTGGGAATAAAGAAGTACAAGGGATTGAGCATGCGGTAGAAATGTGGAAAGTCGAACGCATACAGCTACATAAGAAAAACAGCATATTAATAAAGTGCTTGAACGATGCGGGTTACCGTGTTCACGGCGAGGATCTGAGCTGA
- a CDS encoding restriction endonuclease subunit S — MSIWHKTKFGEICREVNLSTKNPIIDGYERYIGLEHLDSGSLKINRWGIIAKDNPSFTRVFKKGHILFGKRRSYLKKAALAEFDGICSGDILVLEPKENTVSTDYLSRIIHTDYFWDWAIKTSSGSLSPRTKFSALKDLQLTIANLNRQSAVVNILDRVDQTFSLKEHCLSSAEKMFCTLMFKEIWKTDSSLREYKIEALGEIKLGRQRSPKYTKGLNSKPYLRVVNVLDGELDFDDVEQMDFNEKDYENHKLLPKDILITEGDITSIFNVGRSAMYNGEIDNCCIQNTLIRFRCGPLIIPEFALYLFRCAYYKRIFAYAANVTTVAHLGVGRFGAIKLSIPSIEKQRGIVERLSAANEIVNNLRTGLTSKNSFRRAMSAGLMET; from the coding sequence ATGAGTATATGGCACAAGACTAAGTTTGGTGAAATTTGCCGCGAAGTTAACCTCTCCACTAAAAACCCCATTATTGATGGATATGAACGCTATATAGGTTTAGAACATCTAGATTCCGGCTCTTTAAAAATTAATAGATGGGGAATAATAGCTAAGGACAACCCGAGTTTCACACGTGTTTTTAAGAAAGGACATATTTTGTTTGGAAAGCGGCGATCATACTTAAAAAAAGCAGCCCTCGCTGAATTTGATGGAATATGCTCTGGCGACATTCTGGTGCTAGAGCCTAAAGAAAACACAGTCAGCACTGACTATTTATCCAGAATTATTCATACGGATTACTTTTGGGACTGGGCCATTAAAACCTCCTCAGGATCACTGTCGCCCAGAACTAAATTTTCCGCTTTAAAAGACTTACAACTTACAATAGCCAATCTGAACCGTCAGTCAGCAGTGGTGAATATTTTAGACCGTGTTGATCAGACTTTTTCATTGAAAGAGCACTGCTTGAGCTCTGCAGAAAAAATGTTCTGCACACTCATGTTCAAGGAGATATGGAAGACTGACAGCTCTTTGCGAGAGTACAAAATTGAAGCTTTAGGTGAAATTAAGCTTGGGCGACAAAGATCTCCAAAATATACGAAAGGTCTAAATTCAAAGCCTTACCTAAGAGTTGTTAATGTACTAGACGGGGAGTTGGATTTTGACGATGTAGAGCAAATGGACTTCAATGAAAAAGATTATGAGAACCACAAATTACTACCCAAAGACATCCTGATCACCGAAGGTGACATAACTAGCATTTTTAATGTCGGCCGATCCGCCATGTATAATGGCGAGATAGACAACTGCTGCATCCAGAACACCCTAATTAGATTCAGGTGCGGCCCCCTAATAATCCCAGAATTTGCTTTGTATCTGTTTCGTTGCGCATATTACAAGCGGATTTTTGCATATGCGGCAAATGTAACGACTGTAGCGCATTTAGGAGTCGGCAGATTTGGCGCAATAAAATTATCCATACCATCAATAGAAAAGCAGAGAGGAATTGTAGAAAGGCTAAGCGCCGCCAACGAAATAGTTAACAACTTAAGGACGGGGCTGACTAGTAAAAATAGTTTTAGACGAGCTATGTCCGCGGGGCTTATGGAGACTTAA